The following coding sequences are from one Gossypium hirsutum isolate 1008001.06 chromosome A12, Gossypium_hirsutum_v2.1, whole genome shotgun sequence window:
- the LOC107935852 gene encoding protein CHROMATIN REMODELING 4 isoform X1 — MKDISSLNSKMINRNWVLKRKRRKLPCGPSLANGKEENLLSESPRSSSAKRRLKGEISTDQSSSKKKGNDGYYYECVICDLGGNLLCCDNCPRTYHLQCLDPPLKRIPMGKWQCPKCCKKTDSLKPITHLDSISKRARSKTIKTKAQTGIKSPTTEKVSRIFGTSIIAKKRSSSSKGKSDVAQGVDTLKKEPETSHIDVPSTPKPSLTSIGGAEEGGASCVNVDDEKTPVASPTGSSAERKLTPVAGGSSCMNVDDGMKPVASPTGSSAERKLNPVAGEVLSHSKSTNSEKNDEAPEAKHELSCDNESPTDKVVLAIGVATRKDRKRKQKVSDEASQKKRKSDKGKRTVSTSKKKGSKANNIGPGTSKTHQKQKQKPVNHGVSASLSKDDDGSKNFDTQKKDEKLSEGAEQQSDELDKGILNPPLRCEDSVPAELLQVDRVLGCRVQGDNASILHHASAALSEDMLSDDFVIAVNPSRLSEENSVCDIDSDTVTAENLTEGCPKTLKGSDKEESTKNDVRVDKMNVYRRSVTKKCKGGDSLDLLNKDTKDSDCAIINGKDQDESVVSVEDSGKRNEKTVVEELTADVNVKSHGATEAPKVCETPAKTKEMGAEMKIRSSVENKVQEPAVTESACSKEETVSYEFFVKWVGMSHMHNSWISESQLKILAKRKLENYKAKYGTTVINICEEKWKKPQRVISLRVTNNGREAFVKWTGLPYDECTWERLDEPVLQQSSHLINLFEQFERQTLEKDATKDEARAKGEQQHDIVTLADQPKELKGGSLFPHQLEALNWLRRCWHKSKNVILADEMGLGKTVSAVAFISSLYFEFKATLPCLVLVPLSTMPNWLAEFSLWAPDLNVVEYHGCAKARAIIRQYEWHASDSNELSRKTASYKFNVLLTTYEMILVDSSHLRGVPWEVLVVDEGHRLKNSGSKLFSLLNTFSFQHRVLLTGTPLQNNIGEMYNLLNFLQPASFPSLSSFEEKFNDLTTAEKVEELKKLVAPHMLRRLKRDAMQNIPPKTERMVPVELSSIQAEYYRAMLTKNYQILRNIGKGVAQQSMLNIVMQLRKVCNHPYLIPGTEPESGSLEFLHEMRIKASAKLTLLHSMLKVLYREGHRVLIFSQMTKLLDILEDYLTIEFGPKTYERVDGSVSVADRQTAISRFNQDKSRFVFLLSTRSCGLGINLATADTVIIYDSDFNPHADIQAMNRAHRIGQSNRLLVYRLVVRASVEERILQLAKKKLMLDQLFVNKSGSQKEVEDILRWGTEELFIDSSSGKDSGEGKNNKEDALVDTDHKHRKRVGGLGDVYQDKCTDGSNKIVWDESAILKLLDRTNLQSGPTDAEGDLENDMLGSVKSVEWNDETTEEPGGGESPSAVADDILEQTSEKKEDNVLNGTEENEWDKLLRVRWEKYQSEEEAALGRGKRQRKAVSYREAYTPHPNETTTEQSGGEEEKEPETEPERDYTPAGRALKAKYTKLRARQKERLARRNAIEEVRPSEGFPGLESVAQCPSINGREGDHVNQSDQQSDKDKCLIIDLEDDKHAQSLDEPKNKDDSILRLGRLSKHKTSGQLDLSVNPLHQSSPDMILPSSNHQGTSYNQSLPSNNLLPVLGLCAPNASQFDSFHKNFSRSNCRQGRPGTGPEFPFNLAPTTGASIEKEAKGQETTLDKFKLQDSPPEVLQRLKIGNQDSWLPFNPYPSASSQGKIFDRLESSGASSSDFQEKMPLPNLPFDEKLLPRFSLPTKGMMTSHHDLLPSLSLGSRLDAVTESVQDLPTMPLLPNLKYPPQDVPRYNQQERDMPPTLGLGQLPPISSFPENHRRVLENIMMRTGSGSGSGNLYKKKSKVEGWSEDELDFLWIGVRRHGRGSWDAMLRDPRLRFSKYKTSEDLAARWEEEQLKILDGPAFPVQKFPKLTKTTKPSSLFPSIPDGMMTRALQGSRFVAPSKFQTHLTDMKLGFGDLASSLPHFELSDQLGLQNDSFPPIPTWNPDKSRANFSGDSVAGPSDRPGPSVSVPGEKPFFLNSFGASNLGSSLNCSSSPDLHRKEDDYGSMKHGKLPSVLDKSLNMLRDSLNNGGNGESASSGFLSDPNKGLNLSYSKGKEVAGNSSSKNKLPHWLREAVSTPAKPPDPDLPPTVSAIAQSVRVLYGEDKPTIPPFVVPGPPPPQPKDPRHSLKKKKKRKSHIFRQVLPDTAGSSSLSPACSIPLAPPFQLLPQSVTGTAGLPLIESDYSRSPRNLSMMNPSSSSAYLIPPKKSSMGLSPSPEVLQLVASCVAPGPHLSLTSGMTNSSLHDGKLPLPKSVNEVGYPDSLGVSVKGKTKLSPTIDVQDQSPEERQDEPDCGDSSKTQSDHSRPEQPDVEEISSEGTVSDHPVSEHEAGIQE, encoded by the exons TACTACTATGAATGTGTTATTTGTGATCTTGGTGGGAACTTGTTGTGTTGTGATAACTGTCCCAGGACCTATCATCTACAATGCCTTGATCCACCTCTTAAG CGCATCCCAATGGGAAAGTGGCAATGCCCAAAGTGCTGTAAGAAGACCGATTCACTCAAGCCCATTACTCATCTGGATTCAATTTCCAAACGAGCAAGATCAAAAACTATCAAGACAAAAGCTCAAACTGGAATAAAGTCACCTACTACTGAGAAAGTGTCCCGGATTTTTGGAACATCCATtattgcaaagaaaagatcatcctCTAGTAAAGGAAAATCTGATGTAGCTCAGGGAGTGGATACTTTGAAAAAGGAACCAGAAACCTCTCATATAGATGTACCTTCTACCCCTAAACCAAGTCTTACATCCATTGGTGGTGCTGAGGAAGGTGGTGCTTCTTGTGTGAATGTTGATGATGAGAAGACTCCTGTTGCATCTCCAACAGGTTCATCTGCTGAAAGGAAGTTAACTCCTGTAGCTGGTGGTTCATCATGTATGAATGTTGATGATGGAATGAAGCCAGTTGCATCTCCAACAGGTTCATCAGCTGAAAGGAAGTTAAATCCTGTAGCTGGTGAGGTTTTGTCTCATTCTAAGAGTACAAACTCAGAGAAAAATGATGAAGCACCTGAAGCGAAGCATGAATTGTCTTGTGATAATGAGTCTCCCACAGACAAAGTTGTTCTTGCAATTGGTGTAGCCACAAggaaagacagaaaaagaaagcAGAAAGTCAGCGATGAGGCAAGTCAAAAGAAGCGTAAGAGTGATAAGGGTAAGCGTACTGTCAGTACTTCTAAAAAGAAGGGGTCCAAAGCAAATAATATTGGCCCTGGAACTAGTAAAACTCATCAGAAACAGAAACAGAAGCCTGTTAACCATGGGGTTTCTGCATCTTTGTCAAAGGATGATGATGGGAGCAAGAATTTTGATACTCAGAAAAAAGATGAG AAGCTTTCTGAGGGTGCAGAGCAACAGTCCGATGAGTTAGATAAAGGAATTCTCAATCCCCCGCTGAGATGTGAAGACAGTGTTCCTGCCGAACTTCTGCAG GTTGATCGAGTTCTAGGCTGTCGGGTTCAAGGTGATAATGCTAGTATTTTGCATCATGCATCTGCAGCACTTTCAGAGGACATGCTTTCTGATGATTTTGTAATTGCAGTAAATCCAAGCAGACTTTCAGAGGAGAATTCTGTTTGTGATATTGATTCAGATACAGTAACTGCTGAAAATCTTACTGAGGGTTGCCCTAAGACTCTGAAAGGTTCTGATAAAGAAGAAAGCACAAAGAATGATGTCAGAGTGGATAAAATGAATGTATATAGAAGGTCTGTCACTAAGAAATGCAAAGGAGGGGATTCTTTGGACTTATTGAACAAAGACACTAAGGATTCAGATTGTGCAATCATAAATGGTAAGGATCAAGATGAATCCGTGGTAAGTGTAGAAGATTCaggaaaaagaaatgagaaaactGTAGTAGAAGAGTTGACTGCTGATGTTAATGTGAAAAGTCATGGCGCCACTGAAGCTCCAAAAGTTTGTGAAACGCCTGCTAAAACGAAAGAGATGGGTGCAGAAATGAAAATACGTAgcagtgttgaaaataaagtccAAGAACCTGCTGTGACTGAATCAGCATGTTCTAAAGAGGAGACGGTCtcatatgaattttttgttaaatGGGTGGGGATGTCCCATATGCATAATAGTTGGATTTCTGAATCCCAGCTGAAAATTCTGGCGAAGAGAAAACTAGAAAATTATAAGGCCAAATATGGGACAACTGTGATAAATATCTGTGAGGAAAAGTGGAAGAAGCCTCAGCGAGTTATTTCTCTCCGTGTTACAAATAATGGCCGGGAAGCTTTTGTGAAGTGGACTGGTCTTCCATATGATGAATGCACTTGGGAAAGGTTAGATGAACCTGTTCTTCAGCAATCTTCTCATCTAATTAATCTGTTTGAACAGTTTGAACGTCAAACATTGGAAAAAGATGCTACTAAGGATGAAGCTAGGGCAAAGGGTGAGCAGCAGCATGATATTGTTACTTTGGCAGATCAACCTAAAGAATTGAAGGGAGGCTCTCTATTTCCCCATCAGCTTGAAGCACTTAACTGGCTGCGTAGATGTTGGCATAAATCCAAAAATGTTATACTTGCTGATGAAATGGGGCTTGGAAAAACTGTATCTGCTGTCGCCTTTATTTCGTCACtttattttgagtttaaagcTACTCTGCCATGTCTAGTGCTGGTTCCACTTTCTACTATGCCTAACTGGCTTGCTGAGTTTTCATTATGGGCTCCTGATTTAAATGTTGTGGAGTATCATGGTTGCGCCAAAGCAAGAGCCATCATTCGCCAGTATGAATGGCATGCTAGTGATTCGAATGAATTGAGTAGGAAAACAGCTTCGTACAAATTTAATGTTCTTTTAACTACTTATGAAATGATTCTTGTGGACTCATCTCATTTGCGTGGTGTTCCTTGGGAAGTTCTTGTGGTTGATGAGGGTCATCGCTTGAAAAATTCAGGAAGTAAGCTGTTTAGCTTGCTCAACACATTCTCTTTCCAGCATCGTGTTCTATTGACTGGAACCCCGCTCCAGAATAACATTGGTGAGATGTATAACTTGCTTAATTTCTTGCAGCCAGCTTCCTTCCCTTCTTTATCTTCGTTTGAGGAGAAATTTAATGATCTCACAACTGCGGAAAAGGTCGAAGAATTAAAGAAACTTGTTGCTCCTCATATGCTTCGAAGACTTAAAAGGGATGCCATGCAAAATATTCCCCCTAAAACTGAACGAATGGTGCCTGTTGAACTGTCATCCATTCAAGCTGAATACTACCGTGCAATGCTAACTAAGAACTACCAGATATTACGGAATATTGGGAAGGGGGTTGCACAGCAGTCAATGTTAAACATTGTGATGCAACTGAGAAAGGTTTGTAATCATCCATATCTCATACCAGGTACTGAGCCTGAGTCTGGATCACTAGAGTTTCTTCATGAAATGCGTATAAAAGCTTCAGCCAAGTTGACTCTTTTGCATTCCATGCTTAAAGTCCTATATAGAGAAGGCCATAGAGTTCTTATCTTTTCACAAATGACTAAGCTTCTTGATATCCTTGAGGATTATTTAACCATAGAATTTGGCCCTAAAACATACGAGAGAGTTGATGGCTCTGTTTCAGTTGCTGATCGTCAAACAGCGATATCAAGGTTCAACCAAGATAAAAGTCGATTTGTCTTCTTGCTATCAACACGTTCTTGTGGTCTTGGTATCAATTTGGCAACAGCTGACACTGTTATAATTTATGATTCTGATTTCAACCCACATGCTGACATCCAAGCTATGAATCGGGCACATCGAATTGGACAATCAAACAGACTTTTAGTATACAGGCTTGTAGTTCGTGCCAGTGTGGAAGAGCGGATCTTGCAACTTGCTAAAAAGAAGCTAATGCTTGATCAGCTGTTTGTCAACAAGTCTGGATCCCAAAAGGAAGTAGAAGACATTCTGCGATGGGGAACGGAAGAACTCTTCATTGATTCTTCTAGTGGGAAAGATTCAGGTGAAGGTAAGAACAATAAAGAAGATGCATTAGTGGATACAGATCATAAGCACCGGAAGAGGGTTGGTGGTCTCGGAGATGTGTACCAAGACAAATGTACTGATGGCAGCAACAAGATTGTGTGGGATGAAAGTGCAATTTTGAAATTGCTTGATCGTACAAACCTTCAGTCTGGACCAACTGATGCCGAGGGGGATTTGGAAAATGATATGCTTGGCTCAGTAAAG TCTGTTGAATGGAATGATGAAACAACAGAAGAACCAGGGGGAGGTGAATCTCCTTCAGCTGTTGCTGATGATATTTTGGAGCAGACTTCTGAGAAGAAAGAAGATAATGTGCTAAATGGTACTGAAGAAAATGAATGGGACAAACTTTTGCGTGTGAG GTGGGAGAAATATCAAAGTGAGGAGGAAGCAGCCCTTGGTAGAGGGAAGCGACAAAGGAAAGCCGTCTCCTATAGAGAGGCATATACTCCACATCCCAATGAGACAACGACCGAG CAGAGTGGCGGGGAAGAAGAGAAGGAACCAGAAACAGAGCCAGAGCGGGATTATACACCAGCAGGACGGGCTCTTAAAGCAAAGTA TACTAAACTCCGTGCTCGACAAAAAGAACGGCTTGCTAGGAGGAATGCAATTGAAGAAGTTCGTCCCAGTGAGGGATTTCCTGGACTTGAGTCGGTAGCACAGTGTCCTTCCATCAATGGAAGAGAAGGGGATCATGTTAATCAATCTGATCAACAGTCAGATAAAGATAAGTGTTTGATAATTGACTTGGAGGATGATAAACATGCTCAATCATTAGATGAACCAAAGAACAAAGATGATTCAATTTTAAGGCTTGGGAGGCTGTCAAAACATAAAACAAGTGGACAATTGGATCTTTCTGTCAACCCTCTTCACCAGTCTTCTCCTGACATGATCCTTCCAAGTAGCAATCATCAAGGCACAAGCTATAACCAATCTCTACCTTCCAACAACTTGTTGCCAGTTCTTGGGCTTTGTGCTCCCAATGCTAGTCAGTTTGACTCATTTCATAAAAACTTCTCAAGATCAAATTGTCGGCAAGGCAGGCCAGGAACTGGACCAGAGTTTCCATTCAATTTAGCTCCAACTACAGGAGCTTCAATTGAGAAAGAAGCAAAAGGTCAAGAGACTACCTTGGACAAATTTAAATTGCAAGATTCACCTCCCGAAGTTTTACAACGTCTTAAAATTGGAAACCAAGATAGTTGGCTCCCGTTTAACCCG TATCCTTCTGCTTCTTCACAAGGAAAAATTTTTGATCGATTAGAAAGTTCTGGTGCTAGTTCTTCTGATTTTCAGGAAAAGATGCCACTGCCTAATTTACCTTTTGATGAGAAATTGCTTCCTCGGTTCTCCCTTCCTACCAAAGGCATGATGACATCACATCATGACCTGTTGCCTAGCTTATCTTTAGGGAGTAGGCTTGATGCTGTGACTGAGTCAGTGCAAGACCTTCCTACAATGCCATTGCTGCCCAATTTAAAATATCCTCCACAAGATGTGCCTAGGTACAATCAGCAAGAGAGGGACATGCCTCCAACATTGGGTTTGGGTCAGTTGCCTCCCATTTCTTCTTTTCCTGAAAACCATAGGAGGGTGCTTGAAAATATTATGATGAGGACTGGATCTGGATCTGGATCTGGGAACTTGTATAAAAAGAAATCGAAGGTAGAGGGCTGGTCAGAGGATGAACTGGATTTTCTCTGGATTGGTGTTCGTAGACACGGACGAGGTAGTTGGGATGCCATGCTTAGAGACCCCAGGCTAAGATTTTCAAAGTACAAAACTTCAGAAGATTTGGCAGCTAGGTGGGAGGAGGAGCAACTTAAAATTCTGGATGGGCCAGCTTTTCCAGTTCAAAAATTCCCCAAGCTAACGAAAACCACCAAACCTTCTTCCTTGTTTCCAAGCATTCCTGATGGAATGATGACGCGGGCACTGCAAGGTAGTAGATTTGTTGCACCCTCAAAATTTCAAACTCACCTGACTGATATGAAGTTGGGTTTTGGAGATCTAGCTTCTAGCCTGCCTCACTTTGAGCTATCAGATCAACTTGGTTTGCAAAATGATAGTTTTCCCCCTATTCCAACATGGAATCCTGACAAATCTCGTGCAAACTTTTCTGGAGATTCAGTTGCTGGGCCCTCTGATAGGCCAGGGCCATCTGTGAGTGTACCTGGTGAGAAACCTTTTTTTCTCAATTCCTTTGGAGCCAGCAACTTGGGTTCAAGTTTGAATTGCTCCAGTAGCCCTGATTTACACAGGAAGGAGGACGATTATGGTTCAATGAAGCATGGGAAGTTGCCTAGTGTTCTTGATAAATCGCTAAATATGTTACGTGATTCCCTCAATAATGGTGGAAATGGTGAATCTGCCAGCTCTGGGTTTCTCTCCGATCCAAATAAAGGGCTGAATCTTTCTTATTCAAAGGGAAAAGAAGTAGCTGGAAATAGTTCTTCCAAGAACAAGTTACCTCACTGGCTTCGTGAAGCTGTTAGTACTCCTGCAAAACCTCCAGATCCTGATCTACCACCAACTGTTTCAGCAATAGCTCAGTCAGTTCGTGTACTGTATGGAGAAGATAAGCCTACCATTCCCCCATTTGTGGTACCTGGGCCCCCTCCTCCTCAACCAAAGGACCCGAGACACagtctaaaaaagaaaaagaaacggaAGTCGCACATCTTCAGGCAGGTCCTACCGGACACAGCTGGAAGTAGTAGTCTCTCTCCTGCATGCTCAATTCCGTTGGCACCACCATTTCAATTGCTTCCACAATCAGTTACTGGAACTGCAGGGCTTCCTTTGATTGAATCTGATTACAGCAGGTCTCCTCGTAACTTAAGCATGATGAATCCATCATCTTCATCGGCGTATCTTATTCCACCAAAGAAATCAAGCATGGGATTATCCCCCTCCCCTGAAGTGCTTCAACTAGTAGCATCTTGTGTTGCTCCAGGGCCACACTTGTCATTAACTTCTGGCATGACAAATTCTAGCTTACATGATGGCAAACTTCCATTGCCAAAATCTGTTAACGAAGTTGGATATCCAGATTCACTAGGTGTATCTGTCAAAGGGAAAACTAAACTGAGCCCGACCATTGATGTCCAGGATCAATCTCCAGAGGAGAGGCAAGATGAACCTGATTGTGGGGATTCTAGCAAGACTCAGTCAGATCATTCTCGACCTGAACAACCTGATGTAGAGGAAATATCATCAGAAGGCACTGTGTCAGATCATCCTGTGAGTGAGCATGAAGCTGGTATACAGGAGTAA